In a single window of the Heliangelus exortis chromosome 1, bHelExo1.hap1, whole genome shotgun sequence genome:
- the HJURP gene encoding Holliday junction recognition protein isoform X2 translates to MAFDLEERLRQSNDRFLRSINRIVEQYNFPFEDDYLVSMETLTYDTPQGQKSWEDIKGKDIRKLKKSLFKQRTRGRQKDAEMPKQQTNDFEDGHSTVHEESPENSCMDTSDAGEETDADILSVRRKFENIHFQNQYVGDGNTQETIKIQVDPIVQDPTRNISPWIKIAPPATLTDLHLTSPVRGLIGHQAPACRMKQLSNDCSLSRPPQFQLCSLPISPCPITLARHQSSPELKKSCYDSIFQEYQSADEECSWSNITLADLYPAMLNIFTVLMTRQPQRKEFKKKESFLAHFKHRRSRCRKLNITVYKIRGFRPPKLKRTLLNISSGSKDTHNQASGNEHTEFCAAKCSVTNLPDLLPYSSTDESENNMDCSDLSLEHHLLSGEGQNVSKQTVFPNVMPRMGETFLVEDELQIPVSWENSKWKESKKLAYKSSSECHSKSSVASPDSTALHLVKENVAQNSDFHNGDALELCSFPCSSYGSSSIFTHVTNCSPAKAPNPSLSVSEKKTSEYRISFQGKYPFPSLSVTLSPSKMPQKYEDAFEKLYYRLCSKESRRPLQLAKPLPISQNLEVEGRCLKSNLSGSVRFPVQCAREFDQIYEHVCAEAVPKLPGFQRAFNLRKYEGIQMSETVNALVNSPVRTSAISRVKRQGNFQNDIFSSPVKRLKNIPERYFLSTKCQQIPQRKNVHPHTAGMEFLSTCNKSNPSFFDSHSCQSQDSGFHASSDKTFLCAPGTSLQESGIADVPSAWPKAMKSDTCLRSEQKCCQRVFRKLSYTDGKDKF, encoded by the exons ATGGCTTTCGACCTGGAAGAGCGGCTGCGGCAAAGCAATGACCGCTTCTTGCGCTCCATTAACCGCATCGTGGAGCAG tataattttccttttgaagatGATTACCTTGTTTCCATGGAAACTCTCACTTATGATACACCTCAGG GACAAAAATCATGGGAGGACATTAAAGGCAAGGACAttagaaaactgaagaagagTTTATTTAAG CAGCGCACTAGAGGAAGGCAAAAAGATGCAG AAATGCCAAAGCAACAGACCAATGATTTTGAAGATGGACATTCAACTGTACATGAG GAATCTCCTGAGAATTCTTGTATGGATACCTCTGATGCAG GTGAAGAAACTGATGCTGATATACTTTCAGTgagaagaaaatttgaaaacatTCACTTTCAG AATCAGTATGTAGGTGATGGAAACACTCAAGAGACCATAAAAATTCAAGTGGATCCAATAGTACAAGATCCTACTAGGAATATTTCTCCGTGGATTAAG ataGCACCTCCAGCTACATTGACAGATCTTCATTTAACTTCACCTGTGAGAGGACTGATAG gcCACCAAGCCCCTGCTTGCAGAATGAAACAGTTGTCAAATGACTGTTCTTTATCCAGACCTCCTCAGTTTCAACTTTGCAGTCTTCCCATTTCACCATGTCCAATAACCCTAGCAAGGCATCAATCTTCTCCAGAACTGAAGAAAAGTTGCTATGATAGTATCTTCCAAGAATACCAGTCTGCAGATGAGGAATGCTCCTGGAGCAATATAACTCTTGCAGACTTGTATCCAGCAATGCTAAATATATTTACAGTGCTCATGACACGGCAACCTCAAAGGAAAGAGTTTAAGAAAAAAGAGTCTTTTTTAGCACACTTTAAGCACAGAAGATCACGTTGTAGAAAGCTCAATATCACTGTATACAAAATAAGAGGATTCAGACCTCCTAAACTGAAGCGAACATTACTCAACATAAGCAGTGGAAGTAAAGACACCCACAATCAAGCTTCTGGAAATGAGCACACAGAATTTTGTGCTGCTAAGTGTTCTGTTACTAATTTACCTGATCTGCTACCTTATTCTTCCACTGATGAAAGTGAAAACAACATGGACTGCTCTGACTTAAGTTTAGAACATCATTTGTTATCTGGAGAAGGCCAAAATGTCTCCAAACAGACTGTTTTTCCTAATGTTATGCCTAGAATGGGAGAGACATTTCTAGTTGAAGATGAGTTGCAGATTCCTGTCTCATGGGAGAattcaaaatggaaagaatCAAAAAAATTGGCTTACAAATCTTCCTCGGAATGCCATTCTAAATCATCTGTTGCCAGTCCAGACTCAACAGCACTTCATCtggtaaaagaaaatgtagctCAAAATAGTGACTTTCATAATGGTGATGCATTAGAATTGTGTTCCTTTCCTTGCAGTTCCTATGGCAGTAGTAGTATTTTTACACATGTCACAAACTGTTCTCCTGCAAAAGCACCAAATCCTTCTCTTTCcgtttctgagaaaaaaacttctgaatACCGAATTTCTTTCCAGGGCAAATATCCATTTCCCTCATTGTCTGTGACTCTGAGTCCTTCAAAGATGCCCCAGAAATACGAAGATGCATTTGAAAAACTCTACTACAGACTCTGTTCCAAAGAAAGCCGAAGGCCCTTGCAATTGGCAAAACCTCTTCCAATTTCACAAAACCTTGAAGTGGAAGGAAGATGCTTGAAGAGTAATTTAAGTGGTTCTGTGAGGTTTCCTGTTCAGTGTGCTAGAGAATTTGACCAGATCTATGAGCATGTGTGTGCTGAGGCTGTTCCAAAACTTCCTGGGTTTCAGAGAGCTTTTAATTTAAGGAAATATGAGGGAATACAGATGTCTGAAACTGTAAATGCTCTTGTTAACTCACCTGTTCGAACTTCTGCAATTTCCAGAGTTAAAAGACAAGGAAATTTTCAAAATGATATTTTTAGCTCACCAGTAAAGCGACTGAAGAATATACCAGAACGctattttctttccacaaaaTGTCAACAGattcctcaaagaaaaaatgttcatcCTCACACAGCTGGCATGGAATTTTTGAGTACATGCAATAAAAGTAATCCCAGCTTTTTTGATAGTCACAGCTGTCAGAGTCAG GACTCTGGGTTTCATGCTTCCTCCGATAAAACTTTTCTATGTGCTCCTGGTACTTCCCTGCAAG AATCTGGGATTGCAGATGTCCCCTCTGCTTGGCCTAAGGCCATGAAGAGTGACACTTGTCTCAGAAGTGAACAGAAGTGTTGCCAAAG AGTATTCAGAAAACTAAGCTACACTGATGGGAAAGACAAATTCTGA
- the HJURP gene encoding Holliday junction recognition protein isoform X1 has product MAFDLEERLRQSNDRFLRSINRIVEQYNFPFEDDYLVSMETLTYDTPQGQKSWEDIKGKDIRKLKKSLFKRTRGRQKDAEMPKQQTNDFEDGHSTVHEESPENSCMDTSDAGEETDADILSVRRKFENIHFQNQYVGDGNTQETIKIQVDPIVQDPTRNISPWIKIAPPATLTDLHLTSPVRGLIGHQAPACRMKQLSNDCSLSRPPQFQLCSLPISPCPITLARHQSSPELKKSCYDSIFQEYQSADEECSWSNITLADLYPAMLNIFTVLMTRQPQRKEFKKKESFLAHFKHRRSRCRKLNITVYKIRGFRPPKLKRTLLNISSGSKDTHNQASGNEHTEFCAAKCSVTNLPDLLPYSSTDESENNMDCSDLSLEHHLLSGEGQNVSKQTVFPNVMPRMGETFLVEDELQIPVSWENSKWKESKKLAYKSSSECHSKSSVASPDSTALHLVKENVAQNSDFHNGDALELCSFPCSSYGSSSIFTHVTNCSPAKAPNPSLSVSEKKTSEYRISFQGKYPFPSLSVTLSPSKMPQKYEDAFEKLYYRLCSKESRRPLQLAKPLPISQNLEVEGRCLKSNLSGSVRFPVQCAREFDQIYEHVCAEAVPKLPGFQRAFNLRKYEGIQMSETVNALVNSPVRTSAISRVKRQGNFQNDIFSSPVKRLKNIPERYFLSTKCQQIPQRKNVHPHTAGMEFLSTCNKSNPSFFDSHSCQSQDSGFHASSDKTFLCAPGTSLQESGIADVPSAWPKAMKSDTCLRSEQKCCQRVFRKLSYTDGKDKF; this is encoded by the exons ATGGCTTTCGACCTGGAAGAGCGGCTGCGGCAAAGCAATGACCGCTTCTTGCGCTCCATTAACCGCATCGTGGAGCAG tataattttccttttgaagatGATTACCTTGTTTCCATGGAAACTCTCACTTATGATACACCTCAGG GACAAAAATCATGGGAGGACATTAAAGGCAAGGACAttagaaaactgaagaagagTTTATTTAAG CGCACTAGAGGAAGGCAAAAAGATGCAG AAATGCCAAAGCAACAGACCAATGATTTTGAAGATGGACATTCAACTGTACATGAG GAATCTCCTGAGAATTCTTGTATGGATACCTCTGATGCAG GTGAAGAAACTGATGCTGATATACTTTCAGTgagaagaaaatttgaaaacatTCACTTTCAG AATCAGTATGTAGGTGATGGAAACACTCAAGAGACCATAAAAATTCAAGTGGATCCAATAGTACAAGATCCTACTAGGAATATTTCTCCGTGGATTAAG ataGCACCTCCAGCTACATTGACAGATCTTCATTTAACTTCACCTGTGAGAGGACTGATAG gcCACCAAGCCCCTGCTTGCAGAATGAAACAGTTGTCAAATGACTGTTCTTTATCCAGACCTCCTCAGTTTCAACTTTGCAGTCTTCCCATTTCACCATGTCCAATAACCCTAGCAAGGCATCAATCTTCTCCAGAACTGAAGAAAAGTTGCTATGATAGTATCTTCCAAGAATACCAGTCTGCAGATGAGGAATGCTCCTGGAGCAATATAACTCTTGCAGACTTGTATCCAGCAATGCTAAATATATTTACAGTGCTCATGACACGGCAACCTCAAAGGAAAGAGTTTAAGAAAAAAGAGTCTTTTTTAGCACACTTTAAGCACAGAAGATCACGTTGTAGAAAGCTCAATATCACTGTATACAAAATAAGAGGATTCAGACCTCCTAAACTGAAGCGAACATTACTCAACATAAGCAGTGGAAGTAAAGACACCCACAATCAAGCTTCTGGAAATGAGCACACAGAATTTTGTGCTGCTAAGTGTTCTGTTACTAATTTACCTGATCTGCTACCTTATTCTTCCACTGATGAAAGTGAAAACAACATGGACTGCTCTGACTTAAGTTTAGAACATCATTTGTTATCTGGAGAAGGCCAAAATGTCTCCAAACAGACTGTTTTTCCTAATGTTATGCCTAGAATGGGAGAGACATTTCTAGTTGAAGATGAGTTGCAGATTCCTGTCTCATGGGAGAattcaaaatggaaagaatCAAAAAAATTGGCTTACAAATCTTCCTCGGAATGCCATTCTAAATCATCTGTTGCCAGTCCAGACTCAACAGCACTTCATCtggtaaaagaaaatgtagctCAAAATAGTGACTTTCATAATGGTGATGCATTAGAATTGTGTTCCTTTCCTTGCAGTTCCTATGGCAGTAGTAGTATTTTTACACATGTCACAAACTGTTCTCCTGCAAAAGCACCAAATCCTTCTCTTTCcgtttctgagaaaaaaacttctgaatACCGAATTTCTTTCCAGGGCAAATATCCATTTCCCTCATTGTCTGTGACTCTGAGTCCTTCAAAGATGCCCCAGAAATACGAAGATGCATTTGAAAAACTCTACTACAGACTCTGTTCCAAAGAAAGCCGAAGGCCCTTGCAATTGGCAAAACCTCTTCCAATTTCACAAAACCTTGAAGTGGAAGGAAGATGCTTGAAGAGTAATTTAAGTGGTTCTGTGAGGTTTCCTGTTCAGTGTGCTAGAGAATTTGACCAGATCTATGAGCATGTGTGTGCTGAGGCTGTTCCAAAACTTCCTGGGTTTCAGAGAGCTTTTAATTTAAGGAAATATGAGGGAATACAGATGTCTGAAACTGTAAATGCTCTTGTTAACTCACCTGTTCGAACTTCTGCAATTTCCAGAGTTAAAAGACAAGGAAATTTTCAAAATGATATTTTTAGCTCACCAGTAAAGCGACTGAAGAATATACCAGAACGctattttctttccacaaaaTGTCAACAGattcctcaaagaaaaaatgttcatcCTCACACAGCTGGCATGGAATTTTTGAGTACATGCAATAAAAGTAATCCCAGCTTTTTTGATAGTCACAGCTGTCAGAGTCAG GACTCTGGGTTTCATGCTTCCTCCGATAAAACTTTTCTATGTGCTCCTGGTACTTCCCTGCAAG AATCTGGGATTGCAGATGTCCCCTCTGCTTGGCCTAAGGCCATGAAGAGTGACACTTGTCTCAGAAGTGAACAGAAGTGTTGCCAAAG AGTATTCAGAAAACTAAGCTACACTGATGGGAAAGACAAATTCTGA